GTCAACTAAACTCGCTGGACGATTTAGAGCTTCAAACACTATGCTCGCGCCTAGGATTTCGCACGAATTACCCTAAGCAAGCGAACGTTGCTTCCGATCGTCAGCTTTACATGGAGGTGCTCTTGTCGTATTATGAACGAACAACCTCATTCCAAGAAGCTGCGTCTAATCTCAGTGTTGTCCCGACGGAAGAAAGTCTGTACGACCCATCTTTACTTCGAAATGAGACGTACGATGGATCCAGACCACTCGCTATCCCCAAGCTGAATCTTCAGTATCTCAGCCTCGGCGATTTTCTTTGGCGGTCATTCCTATTATACCGTGCGGAGGCTTTTTTCCAAATCCGAAAGGACTTGGAATCTATCATCAAGCGAATGCAACCTCGATCAAGTCAGGACGGAAAAACTTTGACATTCGATGGGTTTTCTCGTATGGCCATTCCAATTGCAAAGCCCGCCATAATTGAGGTCGCTCCTCCCAAAGTTGGATCCGATAAGCCAGCCTTCGTGCGGGCAGAGATTACCATCGAGGTTGGAAGATTGGCAGACCACATCCGTACGGAGTGGGATTCTCTTCGTCCTGACGATGTTGTCTTCCTGCTCGCTGTGCAACCTGGTAATCCAGGTAGAATTGGATTGAGAGATTCCAGTGCTGCTCAGGCGCCTAGTATTGTTCATCTTAGGTCGGCAGACGTTGTACAAGTCCTCGATGAAGCGGGTCGTCCATTGCGCGACTCAACATCTAGTCAGGCAAATGGGTACCGATCTCGCCCTCGCATTAGAAGGTTACTGGTCAATTTAGACCCTGTTGCTTTCAAAGGGGATAAGGATCGTAATTTGCAAGAGAAGTCTGATATCTACCCGCTGATCAATGTGGTTgcaagaaggagaggaagagagaataACTTCAAGTCGATCCTCGAAACGATGCAAAGGCTTATCGTGTCTGATATTACCTTGCCACCGTGGATCCAGGATATTTTCCTGGGCTATGGAGATCCTGCCGGAGCCCGCTTCACGGAATTGCCTAATCGGCTTAAGTCTGTGGACTTTAGAGATACATTTTTGGACTGGCAACATCTGATCGAGAGTTTTCCGGGCCTGACAATTGAGCCTTCTGTCGATGCTACATCGAGCTTTCCCCCACCCTATGCCCTTGAATATATCGAAGAGCCCACACAACTGCCTGTATCTGGCGCATCGAAGAAGCGTCGGAGGGACCAATTTGTCGAGGCGCAAGCGGCACCTAAGGCCCTTCGCGTTTCCACGTACAAGCCACCAAACCCAGGCCCATATCCAGTAGATGCGCCAAAACTCAATACTGTTCGTTTCACGCCGGCTCAAATCGATGCAATTGCTTCGGGGACGCAACCGGGGCTCACGGTTATTATCGGGCCTCCTGGAACCGGAAAGACTGATGTCGTCACCCAAATTATCAACAATATTTATCATAATTTCCCCAACGAACGCACACTCCTTGTTGCACACAGCAATCAGGCCTTAAATCAACTTTTCCGAAAAATTGTTTCGTTGGATATCGATGAGCGTCATCTACTGCGCCTCGGtcatggcgaagaagaattAGATACAGAGTCCAGTTATAGTAAGTATGGCCGCGTTGAGTCGTTCCTCGACAATCGGAACTATTTTCTCGCGGAGGTCACACGCTTGGCAGTTTCGATTGGAGCGCAAGGTGCACACGGAAATTCCTGCGAGACTGCCGGCTACTTCAATACAGTCTACGTCAAACCAGCATGGGCGAAGTACTGGGATTCTGCTCGTGCCGAGAATGCATCAACCGAAGAAATCATCGCAACCTTCCCATTCCATGAGTATTTCTCCAACGCTCCGGCGCCAGTGTTCGATCCTTCTGCTCCGAAGAAGACACTGATTGATGTGGCAGAGGGCTGCCAGCGCCACATTGACAAGATTTTTTCTGAGCTAGAAGACATCCGCCCGTTCGAGATTTTGAGACAGCCCAAGGACAAGGCCAACTATCTGCTTGTCAAAGAAGCGAGGATCATCGCAATGACAAGTACGCACGCGGCCATGCGACGCCAGGAGATTGCGGGTCTTGGGTTCCATTACGATAATGTTGTTATGGAAGAAGCTGCACAAGTTACTGAAGTTGAAAGTTTTGTCCCCGCTGCCTTGCAAAATATGAAAGAAGGTCAACTGCCTCTGAAAAGAGTCGTTCTATGCGGAGACCACCTTCAAAATTCCCCGATCATCCAAAATATGGCCTTCCGACAATATGCCCATTTCGAACAAAGTCTTTTCCTTCGCTTAGTTCGGCTAGGGGTCCCAACTATCACTTTGGACCAACAGGGTCGTGCCAGACCAAGCATCGCAGAACTTTTCCGATGGCGGTACCAAAACCTCGGGAATCTGCCCATCGTTGAAGAAGCGCAGGAGTTCAAACAGGCAAATGCAGGTTTCAAGTTTGAATACCAGTTCATCAATGTTCCAGACTACCAAGGTTCTGGAGAACGCGAGCCGACTCCTCATTTCATCCAAAACCTTGGGGAAGCAGAGTATGCGGTTGCCATTTTTCAATTCATGCGACTTCTTGGATATCCCGCATCAAAAATCTCGATTCTTGCAACCTATGCGGGTCAAACGGCACTAATCAAGGATGTCTTAAATCATCGGTGTGCTAAGAACACACTATTTGGCATGCCCAAAATCGTCACGACGGTAGACAGGTACCAAGGCGAGCAAAATGATTGTAAGTTCCCACcatatattttatatcagGTCAAAGTCTTCATACTAACCGCAGCTTGTCCTTAGATGTCATTCTTTCCCTTACGCGCACTCGCACCGTTGGATATCTCCGTGACGTACGCCGCCTAACGGTGGCACTTTCGCGTGCCCGCCTAGGTTTATATGTTCTTGGCCGCCGTGAAGTTTTTGAGTCGTGCTACGAACTAAAGCCCGCCTTTGACTTGTTGCTACAACGTCCAGATAAACTCATACTCGCCCCTGGAGAGATGTTCCCTGCCACTCGGACATTGGATGACGATGTTCAAGGGAGCCCTATGGAAGGCGTGGAGCATCTCGGGCAGTATGTGTTCGAGATGACCCAAGCCAAAATCAAGGCCATGGGTGAACAGGACGCAGTTGTCGATGAGACGATgccggatgaggagggtgaCCTTGttgcagaagatggagatgaagttATGCTTGgggcaggtgaagaaggggaggaagatccATTGCATGAACATGTATACACTTGAACATggtatttaaaaaattaacGGAAATTCCAAGAGCCGGGAGCCTGCCTTTAATTTTATGCATTCCAATTTACAAACTCTggtttttaaaaaaaaa
This is a stretch of genomic DNA from Aspergillus puulaauensis MK2 DNA, chromosome 8, nearly complete sequence. It encodes these proteins:
- a CDS encoding RNA helicase aquarius (COG:L;~EggNog:ENOG410PJWA;~InterPro:IPR041677,IPR027417,IPR041679,IPR026300, IPR032174;~PFAM:PF16399,PF13087,PF13086;~go_component: GO:0005681 - spliceosomal complex [Evidence IEA];~go_function: GO:0004386 - helicase activity [Evidence IEA];~go_process: GO:0000398 - mRNA splicing, via spliceosome [Evidence IEA]), whose protein sequence is MGLQTQHAMASGLDSRPTVEDFRDDSPWVRLAKTHWLDTANVRKVKHDVIKKDIWDPLEAENFSFHSLLILENLNILEKFLWPTYTEDASNYHVLLLTLIVGVKQREHLPIWEIFSDRPDVFSNLFHRILSMSIDQSLHTSSRISIMSFMISAFQSLENSLIRKECAPLVSISIWHNLHSEEARERVLAKAPNLKKAWRASTKRYEAGDEATKTRMRFERSWLYTMLLDFLRRLNGAEKDERDDLRYCERFLEFLVDLESQLPTRRYVNTLLKDLHLLPILSLSQLYRSAENALFRDFYNLLKHFATFAINDYTGEALSAQAMYDTHCHDLAQLQRTSMKHFREKLTILALSNYGSIEQRSELEGQLNSLDDLELQTLCSRLGFRTNYPKQANVASDRQLYMEVLLSYYERTTSFQEAASNLSVVPTEESLYDPSLLRNETYDGSRPLAIPKLNLQYLSLGDFLWRSFLLYRAEAFFQIRKDLESIIKRMQPRSSQDGKTLTFDGFSRMAIPIAKPAIIEVAPPKVGSDKPAFVRAEITIEVGRLADHIRTEWDSLRPDDVVFLLAVQPGNPGRIGLRDSSAAQAPSIVHLRSADVVQVLDEAGRPLRDSTSSQANGYRSRPRIRRLLVNLDPVAFKGDKDRNLQEKSDIYPLINVVARRRGRENNFKSILETMQRLIVSDITLPPWIQDIFLGYGDPAGARFTELPNRLKSVDFRDTFLDWQHLIESFPGLTIEPSVDATSSFPPPYALEYIEEPTQLPVSGASKKRRRDQFVEAQAAPKALRVSTYKPPNPGPYPVDAPKLNTVRFTPAQIDAIASGTQPGLTVIIGPPGTGKTDVVTQIINNIYHNFPNERTLLVAHSNQALNQLFRKIVSLDIDERHLLRLGHGEEELDTESSYSKYGRVESFLDNRNYFLAEVTRLAVSIGAQGAHGNSCETAGYFNTVYVKPAWAKYWDSARAENASTEEIIATFPFHEYFSNAPAPVFDPSAPKKTLIDVAEGCQRHIDKIFSELEDIRPFEILRQPKDKANYLLVKEARIIAMTSTHAAMRRQEIAGLGFHYDNVVMEEAAQVTEVESFVPAALQNMKEGQLPLKRVVLCGDHLQNSPIIQNMAFRQYAHFEQSLFLRLVRLGVPTITLDQQGRARPSIAELFRWRYQNLGNLPIVEEAQEFKQANAGFKFEYQFINVPDYQGSGEREPTPHFIQNLGEAEYAVAIFQFMRLLGYPASKISILATYAGQTALIKDVLNHRCAKNTLFGMPKIVTTVDRYQGEQNDYVILSLTRTRTVGYLRDVRRLTVALSRARLGLYVLGRREVFESCYELKPAFDLLLQRPDKLILAPGEMFPATRTLDDDVQGSPMEGVEHLGQYVFEMTQAKIKAMGEQDAVVDETMPDEEGDLVAEDGDEVMLGAGEEGEEDPLHEHVYT